The Microscilla marina ATCC 23134 DNA segment GAAAATATTGAAGCTTGCTCTGGTATTTTTTTATATTTGTTTATCTACAGACAAAAATAGGCTTACCTACCCTATGTTTGTAGCATAAGCGCAGGTTGAAGGTATTGTTTGAGTAGACCTTAGGTAACAATGAATAAAAACTTTGAAACAATGTGCTAGAGCATTGTATAAAAAAGAATTAATACCCAAAGCACTGGTGCCATATACTAACAATCTCTCACTTAATTGAACTTGAATGATGAAAATGTTAAAAAAAGTGGTAATAATAAATATACTCGTGTTTTTTATACAAGTATGTACCACCCAAAGCAGTCAGGCACCCAGCAAAGCAACTTTTAAAAGCTTTGATGTAAGCTATGCTTCCGCTGGAGTAGATGTTTCGAAAGAAGAAAACGTATCGTTTAAAAACGGCACTAATATCAAAGTACCAGTCAATGCTTTTGTAGACGCCAGTGGTGCTACTGTAAAAGGAAAGGTAAATATCGAGTACCGTGAATTAAAAAATGCCTCTGAGATTGTTGCAAGTGGTATTCCTACCAACTATGCCAATGATAAAAAACAACAGTTTGAAACTGAAGGAGTGATAGAAGTACGAGCCAAAAGTAATGGTAAACAAGTATATTTGGCAAAAAATAAAACCATAGAAGTAAAGCTACCCAAAGAAGTAGCTGCTGGGCAAAACCTGTATTATTTGGAAGAAGGCGGTGGCAAAAGTAGTTCGCTGTTGCATAACCCTTTTATATCGCAGGCATACGCCCAATCAGAAAATGACAAACGCCGTTGGGTGTTGGTACATCAAGGCGTTGCCAGCCCTGGAGGAACCCCCCCGGCTAATCGTACCGATACTACCCCTACAACAAATATCCGCAAAAAAGAAAGTTTTAAGTTAAAGCTTAACCTGTCAGCTTCGCCCGAATTGGCAAAGTATAGAAACACCCGCTGGGCATTTGCCGGAAAAAACGAGGCACAAAACCCTACTACTGAGGCTAATCAATGGGTATTGAATGAAACCTGGGACAGAATGGAGTTGGTACAAGCCTTATTTGCTCCCAATGTAGTGCTCAAAGGTCACCAAAAGGCAGTAGCTACGGCAGTTTTTTCGCCCAATGGCAGTTATCTGGTAACAGCATCAAGCGATAAAACAGCGAAGGTTTGGTCGGTTACTGGTCGTTTGATTGCCACATTACGTGGACACAAAGATTTTATCAGAACTGCAGTTTTTTCTAAGAACAACCAATACATTGTGACGGCTTCGGGCGACAATACAGCCAAAATATGGTCTACCCGTGGACAGTTACTACATACCCTGAGTGGACACACAAACAGTGTTTATTCAGCAAGCTTTTCGCCCGATGGGAAAAAAGTCATTACGGGGTCGGAAGATGGTACCGCGAAAATATGGTCATTTGATGGAAAGTTGCTCAAAACCCTGACAGGACACCGCAAAGCAGTATATTCTACTGAGTTTTCGCCCAATGGCAAGTATGTATTGACTGCCTCAGCAGATAAAACAGCCAAGGTGTGGTCCTTGGATGGTAAGATCATTCGTGACCTCAAACGTCATCGCCGGGCTATTTTTTCAGCAAGGTTTTCACCCAATGGCTCTAAAATAGTAACAGCGTCAGCAGATCGTACAGCACGTATTTGGTCATTTACAGGCAGGCAATTACACCGCCTGAAAGGACATCGCAAGGCGGTATATGCGGCTACATTTTCGCCTAATGGACAATATATTCTGACAGCGTCAGAAGATAACACTGCCAAACTTTGGGATGTACAAGGTACTAAAGTATCTACCCTAAAGAGTGAAAACAGTCCTTTTTCTTATGCAGTTTTTTCACCTAATGGACGCTACATTCTTACAGCGTCGAAAGATAATACTGCCAAACTGTGGACTAAACCCGATCTGGCGGCTAACACGCCTTATCAACTGGAATTGTCGAATAACCAAAAGGTTTTTCAAACCACCATTAAGATCTTACCTGCTACCACTCAGGAAACCGCCAGTGTAGAAAGAGGTGACACCAGCAATACTGATGTTGTGACTACCCCTATACAAAAAAGCACTGAGGAGGTGGTTGTAACAGGCAAAACCATTAAAGTAAATAGGTGTGGTTATTATAGCTTTGCCCGTCCCATACGTGATAAAAACACGATTACAATGAGAGCTCAGTTTAAAGTAGATGGCAAAAAGTTGAACAATGCCACTATTTATCTTATAAGCGGCAAAAATGATAAGGTAGTCACTAAGTTTGGTAAATATGAGTGGCGTAACTTCAGGTTTAATCCTGGCGAACGTAACCAGATTTTGGCTATCTTACCCGACGATCGGGTGGCTACACTTGGTCGCAAAGACTTCAGTAAGATACCTGTACAACAAATAATAAAGAATAAAAAATATGTTTTTGACTTGAGCAAAAAATCTAAGGTCAAGTCTCTCAAGGTATTAAAACAATTGTTACAATAAATTTGTTCATTTAACTTTGCCCCTGATAAGCCTATGTATTTTTGGGCAGGCTAATTCATCATTCGGGTGATAGCATTATTAGTTTTAACCCATTCATTTGAATCACATATCACACAACTATGGATATTATCATTATTACCGGTCCTCCCTATTCAGGCAAAGGTACCCAGTGTCAGTTTTTGAAAGATACCTTCAACCTTGCTCACGTGTCAACAGGAGACCGAATAAGAGAAGAAAAGGAAAATAAAACTGAAGTAGGCAAGCTTATGAGCGAGTATGCCGACCGGGGCGAATTGGTGCCCGATGAGGTAATGAAAAATCTTTTTGGCAATGTTATAGATGAAAACTTAAACAAAGCCGGAATCATATTGGACGGTTACCCCCGCACTAAACCACAAGTAGATACCTTGCTGGAGTTGGCAAG contains these protein-coding regions:
- a CDS encoding WD40 repeat domain-containing protein, with the translated sequence MFFIQVCTTQSSQAPSKATFKSFDVSYASAGVDVSKEENVSFKNGTNIKVPVNAFVDASGATVKGKVNIEYRELKNASEIVASGIPTNYANDKKQQFETEGVIEVRAKSNGKQVYLAKNKTIEVKLPKEVAAGQNLYYLEEGGGKSSSLLHNPFISQAYAQSENDKRRWVLVHQGVASPGGTPPANRTDTTPTTNIRKKESFKLKLNLSASPELAKYRNTRWAFAGKNEAQNPTTEANQWVLNETWDRMELVQALFAPNVVLKGHQKAVATAVFSPNGSYLVTASSDKTAKVWSVTGRLIATLRGHKDFIRTAVFSKNNQYIVTASGDNTAKIWSTRGQLLHTLSGHTNSVYSASFSPDGKKVITGSEDGTAKIWSFDGKLLKTLTGHRKAVYSTEFSPNGKYVLTASADKTAKVWSLDGKIIRDLKRHRRAIFSARFSPNGSKIVTASADRTARIWSFTGRQLHRLKGHRKAVYAATFSPNGQYILTASEDNTAKLWDVQGTKVSTLKSENSPFSYAVFSPNGRYILTASKDNTAKLWTKPDLAANTPYQLELSNNQKVFQTTIKILPATTQETASVERGDTSNTDVVTTPIQKSTEEVVVTGKTIKVNRCGYYSFARPIRDKNTITMRAQFKVDGKKLNNATIYLISGKNDKVVTKFGKYEWRNFRFNPGERNQILAILPDDRVATLGRKDFSKIPVQQIIKNKKYVFDLSKKSKVKSLKVLKQLLQ
- a CDS encoding adenylate kinase family protein yields the protein MDIIIITGPPYSGKGTQCQFLKDTFNLAHVSTGDRIREEKENKTEVGKLMSEYADRGELVPDEVMKNLFGNVIDENLNKAGIILDGYPRTKPQVDTLLELASEKNTPITHVLNIEVPTEELLKRAKKRAATSDREDDKNEQTHLKRIKVFEESTKPAIEYLKSKVNVLNINGLGDIKGITETISNHLASKA